The Moorella glycerini genomic interval CATTTGCGGCAATAGGGAGATAAGAAAATAAGCCGGAAGCCGGCTGGCTTTCCGGCTGGGGGCAGTTACAACTGGTTTTGCCTCACCATTTGTTCAGCTTTTTCAATGGCTAGCCGGACCAGGTTGCCGCACTGTCGGGATGGCACGCCACCCCAGCCTTCCCTGGCCACGGTGTCGTAAACACCCAACTCCCGGGCCAGTTCATACTTCAGAGCATCGGACATAACCCCGCGCCTTCTGGCCATGATCAAGCCTCCTTTTTGTACTGCCCTCCTGTCAATTAGCTTCGCCAGATATCTACCTCACCATACAAG includes:
- a CDS encoding small, acid-soluble spore protein, alpha/beta type, with amino-acid sequence MARRRGVMSDALKYELARELGVYDTVAREGWGGVPSRQCGNLVRLAIEKAEQMVRQNQL